Part of the Coregonus clupeaformis isolate EN_2021a chromosome 8, ASM2061545v1, whole genome shotgun sequence genome, TCAGTTACAGTGTCACCCAAATCGATGCCCATGTACCAAATCGATGCCCATGTATCTCTGGTAGGTGTATTAACTTATATTCTTTCTCCTCTACCTTTCTCTTTCCCCATAAATCCTCCAACCTGCATCTTTCACCCCGTCCCCTGTAACTCTATCATGGCTCAGCTCTGGCTGCCAGTGGTGGGCAGCTGCCCATTTCCAGTCTTGAGGCTGGAGGTCAGATGATCCTAGGCGGGGCTGGGGTTCGCCCCTCCCTATTCCTAAACCGCCACACCCTCCTGCCTATGGCGTCCCACCAAGCGGGCGTGGGATTGGTTGGCGGTCCCAGGGGCGCTTCTCCGCCCCCCGGCGCCGGCGGCATGGACGTCGACTCCTGCTCCGCCTCTCCCTGCTCCAGCCCTGCCTCCTTCTGCTCGTTCAGCGAAGCCTCACCGCCACCGCTTGGCGGGGCCATGACCGAGTGACAACGACACAACCCAAAGGATCCTatcagaaggaggaggaggaggagttttAGTGGAGCTTTACAGAAAAACCTCGCCTTTCAACCAaagccatctctctctccctccatttgtcACCTCCGCTCTCTCTCCCGGAGTCTTTCGAAGCCAAAAAATACACAGATTgaaagaggaagaagagagcGAGGAataatggagaggaggagagaacaggagaacGGGGAGATTTAAACCAAAAAAATTATCTATCTATACAGTTGGAGAGGTGGCATTGTGTAGAGTTTTGTCGGCAGTGAATGCTAATGTACATTTACTCCTTTGGAAAAGAACAAATGAGCTGAAAAAACTGGATGAAAAAGAGGGCAGGGATGAGAACTGAACTAAGACTTTGTGTGAGAAATGGGTGGCAAGGACAGGAAAGGAAGGAAAGACTTTCAACAAGCTTCAGCGGATAGATGGAAAGAAAACCAAATAATAAAACCTACAAGGGaaaaacacacaaagacaaaaaTGACAAACATGCCAAAATCTCCAAAACCGAAATACCAAAAACTGAAACCAAAAAAACCGGAGAGAAAAGCTTTACTTAAAAGACTTATGATTCTGATCTGTCCAGGATCAGCACATCAACCACACTCAAAAACGCCAAAAACATGTATCATTTCATCGTAATATGTTCTTTTTAAATTTTGCAACACTTATCTTTGTATTTTATATGATTTGAGCTATGATTTGATATAGGTATCTTTAGTAGTGTCAGTCCTCCCACATATCTTTGCCTACCTCTCCAGTGGCTCTCCAGTTTCAACCTATTTACAGTACGAAACCGTGTTGTGGATTTAGCAGTCACCTCAGACAATTAACAATTAGTAACTTTACAACTTATTTTGTGGTTTATTTTCTTAATCCATTTCCATTGTTTATTTCAAATGTTTCTCATTGAATCGTCATGATCATCATAATTATCATCATCATAATTAGGGTTATTAACTTCAACATTTGTTTAATATGATGAGATATTGTTACCTCCTTTGTTTCATAACTTCTTATGTACAGTGGGGtccaaaatgattgacacccttgataaatatgagcaataatgactgtgtaaaataaataattcaaatactgggCTATATTCTATGCTAAATAAAttaggaaattatattattttatactaataattgctcagagaaagagattttgtttaacaagtaataaaaaaaaataaaaaaaagatgggtcaaaattattggcacccctgttttcaattcTCTAGCACCCTCTCCTTGCAAGGATAaggacactgagcctttttctaaaatgttttatgagattggagaacacgttgggagggatgttagaccattcctccatacagaatatttccagatccttgatatcctttggggttcaagtccggagactgagatggccattgcaaaatgttgattttgtggccaattaaccatttctaTGTGGTTTTTGATTAGTGCTTGGAGTTaatgtcttgctggaagatccacttccggcggcaaaatagccccataacgtCAAAGATCCACCACCGTATTTTACTGTATGAGGTACATTTCTGCATATTCTTCTGTATTTCAACGTCAAACCCACCACGGCTGTGCGTGACCAAAGAtatctattttcatgtcatctgatcatagcaccgcctggagtttgataaacagcattggcacttgaattggaaccggtgctatggtaaattgacatgaaaatagagctctttggccccGCACACAAGTGGTGGGTTTGGTTttgaaaaacagaagcatatgCATAAAAGTACCTCATACCAATgttaaaatatggtggtggatcattgatattatggggctattttgcttccactgatCCTGGGGACCTtcttaaggtcaacggcatcattaaCTTTACCAAGAACAAGGACATTTTAACCAAAAacatggttgcctctgccaggaagctgacacttggccgcaagtggatcttccagcaagacaataaccccaaacacaaatcaaaatccacaaagaaatggttaatttaCCACAAAATCACAATTTTGCAATGGCtatctcagtctctggacttgaatcccattgaaaacctgttgTTTGAAGGCTCAGTGTAGTTATCcttgcaaggggagggtgctagaGTATTAAAaacaggggtgtgaataattctGACCCTTATCTTTTCTTGAAAAAAAgattttctctgagcaattgtattagtataaaataatatcattTCCACACTTTTTTTGCAAACAATGTAGCGCAGTATTTGTATAATTtcttttatacagtattttttgctcatctttatcaatgtATATACAAACACCAAAATGTACTCTATTGCCTGTAGCTTTAAGCacacatgcgtacacacacacacacacacacacacacacacacacacacacacacacacacacacaccagactacaCTAGAATGTATCGAGATGTTGAAGCTAAATAATCTTGAATGCCTTTTCATTATATTCGTTTgcctgtttaaaaaaatataattttCATATCATTCCACCGACTTCATATCATTCACTTCTAGTCAGTCACTCTTGGATACCAAAGCATTGTTTCTCCCGGCCGGAAGAGCCGGGAAACAAGTGTTCAGACAGAGACCTCAGCCGTGTCAAAAACCAAACACCCCATAACAGAGGACGACTCCACACCCAAAAAAAAAAGGGACAGCATCCCTCCCAACCCCCTGCCCTCCATCCCTTCTGCCCCTCTCCTTTGCCTCGAAAGATGGGGTCAAAGGGCcaaagaaagaagaagagaagaaaacAAAAAGACTGCCCAGAGGAGTCAAAGGCAAAAAGAGGATCTGTTGGAAACTGCAGGGGAAAACGGAGGAGAAAGCTGGAACGAAGGACCAAAACCAAAAAATAACCTTACCAAAACCTACGTATGAGCGACTAAACTGAACAGATAAGAAACCAAATACAACACGTCGTGgacaaagaagaggaggaggaagataaggaagaggaggagtctTTAGAGTCTGTCAGCCTGAGACAGAGAggcttcctctctcactctctcctcccgcCTCCATTTGTGACCTCACTTTGTTCACCCTTTTCCTGGACGGAGGAATAGCTAATGACCTCACTAAActgaatttaagaatatatatttttcgTTTTTGCTTTTCATGGTCTGCCTGTCGATTGCTGTATGACTTTGTCTCATTGCTTTCTACTTGTAATGGGGATGATGGGGTGATTTATTGCCTATTTTCATATCTTCTCTGGGTTATTTTTGTTGTGCTCTGGGGTTTTTTCATTAGGTGGTTggaaataatactgtgaaaatgtaGCTTCCAAATGTTTCTTTGGTCAAGAATGTCGTGAAATAGCCAAAACTGAATACCAAAAGCAAAACCTTTTGACACACAGACATACCAAATAACAACCAAATCAATGCACAATTGTCGGAGAGGAACAGTTGAATGACTGTGTTTGTGCTAGGTTTTCTGGACAGATAGGCTGGTTGAGAGAGAAAGGTATGTGTGTgcttgcgtttgtgtgtgtgtgtgcattcaggCATGCTTCCATACCTGATTGCGCACATACCTGTGTGTGAGATATGGATGgtgtgtacactaccggtcaatagttttagaacacctactcattcaaggatttttctttatttgtactattttctacatggtagaataatagtgaagacatcaaaactattaaataacacaaaaggaatcatgtcgtaaccaaaaaattgttaaacaaatcaaattatattttatatttgagattcttcaaatagccaccctttgccttgatgacagctttgcacactcttggcattctctcatccagcttcatgaggtagtgacctggaatgcatttcaattaagaggtgtgccttgttaaaagtacatttgtggaatttctttccttcttaatgcgtttgagccaatcagttgttgtgacaaggtaggggtggtatacagaagatagccctattttgtaaaataccaagtccatattatggcaagaacagctcaaataagcaaagagaaacgacagtccatcattactttaagacatgaaggtcagtcaatacggaacatttcaagaactttgaaagtttcttcaagtgcagtcgcaaaaaccatcaagcgctatgataaaatgcctctcatgaggaccgccacaggaatggaagacccagagttacctctgctgcagaggataagttcattagagttaccagcctcagaaattgcagcccaaataaatgcttcacagagttcaagtcaaagacacatctcaacatcaattacatttacatttaagtcatttagcagacactcttatccagagcgacttacaaattagaccggtggaaatttgtcctttggtctggagtccaaatttgagatttttggttccaaccgccgtgtctttgtgaaacgcggtgtgggtgaacggatgatctccgcatgtttatttcccaccgtaaagcatggaggaggagttgttatggtgtgggggtgctttgctggtgacactctgatttatttataattcacggcacacttaaccagcatggctaccacagcattctgcagcgatatgccatcccatctggtatgggcttagtgggactatcatttgtttttcaacaggacaatgacccaacacacctccaggctgtgtaaggctattttacaaagaaggagagtgatgtagtgctgcatcagatgacctggcctccacaattccccgacctcaaccaaattgagatggtttgggatgtgtcggactgcagagtgaaggaaaagcagccaacaagtgctcagcatatgtgggaactccttcaagactgttggaaaagcattccaggtgaagctggttgagagaatgccaagaatgccaagctgtcaaggcaaagggtggctatttgaagaatctcaaatagaaaatatattttgatttgtttaacactttttttggttactacatgattccatatcggttatttcatagttttgatgtcttcactattattctacaatgtagaaaatagtaaatacactgctcaaaaaaataaagggaacacttaaacaacacaatgtaactccaagtcaatcacacttctgtgaaatcaaactgtccacttaggaagcaacactgattgacaataaatgtcacatgctgttgtgcataTGGAATatacaacaggtggaaattataggcaattagcaagacacccccaataaaggagtggttctgcaggtggtgaccacagaccacttctcagttcctatgcttcctggctgatgttttggtcacttttgaatgctggcggtgctttcactctagtggtagcatgagacggagtctacaacccacacaagtggctcaggtagtgcagctcatccaggatggcacatcaatgcgagctgtggcaagaaggtttgctgtgtctgtcagcgtagtgtccagagcatggaggcgctaccaggagacaggccagtacatcaggagacgtggaggaggccataggagggcaacaacccagcagcaggaccgctacctccacctttgtgcaaggaggagcaggaggagcactgccagagccctgcaaaatgacctccagcaggccacaaatgtgcatgtgtctgctcaaacggtcagaaacagactccatgagggtggtatgagggcccgatgtccacaggtgggggttgtgcttacagcccaacaccgtgcaggacgtttggcatttgccagagaacaccaagattggtaaattcgccactggcgccctgtgctcttcacagatgaaagcaggttcacactgagcacacgtgacagagtctggagacgccgtggagaacgttctgctacctgcaacatcctccagcatgaccggtttggcggtgggtcagtcatggtgtggggtggcatttattttgggggccgcacagccctccatgtgctcgccagaggtagcctgactgccattaggtaccgagatgagatcctcagaccccttgtgagaccatatgctggtgtggttggccctgggttcctcctaatgcaagacaatgctagacctcatgtggctggagtgtgtcagcagttcctgcaagaggaaggcattgatgctatggactggcccgcccgttccccagacctgaatccaattgagcacatctgggacatcatgtctcgctccatccaccaatgccacgttgcaccacagactgtccaggagttggcggatgctttagtccaggtctgggagcagatccctcaggagaccatccgccacctcatcaggagcatgcccaggcgttgtagggaggtcatacaggcacgtggaggccacacacactactgagcctcattttgacttgttttaaggacattacataaaagttggaacagcctgtagtgtggttttccactttaattttgagtgtgactccaaatccagacctccatgggttgataaatttgatttccattgatcatttttgtgtgattttgttgtcagcacattcaactatgtaaagaaaaaagtatttaataagattatttcattcattcagatctaggatgtgttattttagtgttccctttatttctttgagcagtgtataaagaaaaacccttgaatgagtaggtgttctaaaacttttgaccggtagtgtatgtgacaaagagagcaaaagagagacagaatgagTGTGTGGAAAGAGTTATTCTCTCGCATATTAACCAAACCATAACAATTAAGTACACACTCTTCTGTCTAGTGTGCCACAGAATAGTGTTCGACATGGAACTTCACATGAAATGAGGCATACGTGGGCACATATAGGCAGATATTAAAGGCAACCAATGATAATGTTgtggggaggggtggggtgggcgGAAATCAACTGAAAACCAGTTGACATACACTTTTAGAGGGAATGTATCTGTTAGTGCTTCAATAGATTTTgtaggaaaaaatatatatgttctaCTGCTTACTTATTGCTAATGTATAAAAGGCTGTGAAATGATCCTTGATAAAAATGTTGATGGTAATGATGACTTGATTTTAGACCAAAAGCTTTAAACTATCTCTTTGGAGATCTTTGTTTGAAGATTTGTATTTATTCATGTGAGGGGGAAGAGGAGTTTGTTTGAAAATAATTTTTATGTTATGAACTCTCACCTGTTTATTTATTGATTCATTCATTTATGTAATTAAGTTTTTCTATTTATGGATTCTGACCTTTGTAATAGCTGGGGATTGTGAGGTTGTATTTTGAAGAGAGGTGTTGTTGAGATTAAGACAAGAAGACAAAATGCTTTAAAACACAAAGAAAAAGGCCAAGCTTTAAAACAAAAACTGAAACCAAATGTAAAGACTGTTCTTGTAATGGGTGTCATCTCAGAGCCCATCTCAACTGATAAAAGCCCTAAcctgacagagaggaagagagggaaagagagagagcaagagagagagagcgagaatcaAACTGATCCATGAAATGGGTACATTTTAGAGTAATAGTCGACCCTGAAATTTCTCCTTTCGCCTTTCTACTTACACCTGTGAGTGCCAATAGGATTTCAAACACGTCTAGATGCCTCTATGTTCATACTTTCTCcagctctctcttgctctctgatCCCGTCTTTCATTTCAAGAGAGTGACGTCATATATACCTCATATTCTTTGATGAAAACCAAATAGACAGAAGCTTTAATGAGGCTCATGAGAGGGATACAATAACTGGCCTGGCTATTGAGTTTGATGAACAAGACTTTCAAAAAGAACAGTTTGTAAGCAGTTTCCTCTGTTTTATAGGTAACACGTGCTATGACCTCACTCCTCAGAAGTAGATGCaccactcctctctccttcagTGGGTCTTTGATTTCTGTCAACAATGCTGGGGTGTTTATGGCAATGTTTCTTCTGAGAAGGTGTGTGTGGGATATTAACGTGATGATGAtgctgtacagtatgtgtgccTGTGTATGGCTCTCCTGTGGTGGACCGAGAATTATACCAAAGTTAAACCACCACAGTGCGATgctacacacacaaaacacacacacagagagagaacacacgaACACACAGTTAATCCATGTGTATATAAACATTGAGGAGTCTTCATAAAGACTGTAAATGCTACATAATGGTATTTACCCTTCATTGATATCAAAAGACATACTACTGTCTTCAAGAGCACTTAATGCTATGAAGCAATGCGCCTTGAATTGTGACCATTTTCTACagtagttacagttgaagtcggaagtttacatacacttaggttggagtcattaaaactcgtttttcaaccactccacaagtttcttgttaacaaagtatagttttgacaagtcggttaggacatctactttgtgcatgacacaagtaatttttccaacaattgtttacagacagattatttcacttataattcactgaatcacaattccagtggatcagaagtttacatacactaagttgactgtgcctttaaacagcttggaaaattctagaaaataatgtcagggctttagaagcttctgataggctaattgacatcatttgagtcaattggaggtgtacccgtggatgtatttcaaggcctaccttcaaactcagtgcctctttgcttgacatcattggaaaatgaaaagaaatcagccaagacctcagaaatttttttttagatctccacaagtctggttcatccttgtgagcaatttccaaacgcctgaaggtaccacgttcatctgtacaaacaatagtacgcaagtataaacaccatgggaccacgcagccgtcataccgctcaggaatgagacgcgttctgtctcctagagatgaacgtactttggtgcgaaaaagtgcaaatcaatcccagaacaacagcaaaggaccttgtgaaggtgctggaggaaacatgaacaaaagtatctatatccacagtaaaacgagtcctatatcgacataacctgaaaggccgctcagcaaggaagaagccactgctccaaaaccgccataaaaaagccagactacggtttgcaactgcacatggggacaaagatctaactttttggagaaatgtcctctggtctgatgaaacaaaaatagaattgtttggccataatgaccatagttatgtttggaggaaaaaggggggactttcaagtcgaagaacaccatcccaactgtgaagcacggggtggcagcatcatgctgtggaggtgctttgctgcaggagggactggtgcacttcacaaaatagatggcatcatgaggaaggaaaatgatgtggatatattgaagcaacatctcaagacatcagtcaggaagttaaagcttggtcgcaaatgggtcttccaaatggacaatgaccccaagcatacttccaaagttgtggcaaaattgcttaaggacaacaaagtcaaggtattggagtggccatcacaaagccctgacctcaatcctacagaagatttgtgggcagaactgaaaaagtgtgtgcgagcaaggaggcctacaaacctgactcagttacaccagctctgtcaggaggaatgggccaaaattcacccaacttattgtgggaagcttatggaaggctacctgaaacgtttgacccaagttaaacaatttaaaggcaatgctaccaaatactaattgagtgtatgtaaacgtctgacccactgggaatgtgatgaaagaaataaaagctgaaataaatcattctctctactattattctgacatttcacattcttaaaataaagcggtgatcctaactgacctaagacagggactttttactaggattaaatgtcaggaattgtgaaaaactgagtttaaatgtatttggctaaggtgtatgtaaacttccgacttcaactgtataagtgGCTATGAATGTTTGTTTTATGTGCTTATTAAGAATATCCTCAATTTATAGGTCTCCATGAACTAAGAGATTTCTTTGGCCTTGAGAACACAAATATGTCAATGTCACATCAAATCAAAGTGAATATAGTAAAAGAGAGAACAAACATAGTCAATTTGCCCCGTATactttgtttattttttaaacatattttttctACAATACAGCTTAAATCCAAAGGTAATTTAATGAGGACAGCAAAGAAAGATTTTACTAATGAAAACCTCAATAGTGAAAACCAAAGAGCTCCACCATACCTTCTTTCTTTTACAAGTAAAaatgttttctttttctttttgatGGTAAAAACTCCAAAAGTTCTCTTTAATACGATGAtgtttgatgatgatgattacTATGATGCTGATGATAACAAAAACCCTGTTCTGTAACTTTGTATCTGTTACGACCCATTTCCTTTCTGTTTGTGAGTAACCTGCTTTTACCTCAAGGCTCTCTGAGTTAGTAACCTGTTTTTTGATTTTGTTCCCAACTGTTAAACTGTCCCTTACTCATCGCTATCGGTGTGCCTGTTGTTTGGGGGGAGGGGGACAAATGAAACAGTAAGTGTTAGGAATAAAGTGCGAATTTAGACCAATCTGtccatgtctttttttttttttcggccTCTTTGTATTTTCAAATAGGTATACATTCTATCAAAAGCAGTTATTGAATATCTAGCATATGACTAAAGAGATACTTGTGCAGTGCATGTATATGTATGTAGTATGTAGATTTAAAGTAGTATTTTGAACTGAGTTCAATCACATTGTTTTATTGACCAGAAAAGGGACCAAATGGGTATTTCTGCATCAAGGGAAGAATatagtacagtgcatttggaaagtattcagaccccttgaccttttccacattttgttacattacagccttattctaaaatggattcactacttttttccctcatcaatttacacacaatatcccataatgacaaatcaaaaacaggtttgtagaaaataaaataaaaaactgaaatattcatttacataagtattcagaccctttactcagtactttgttgatgcacctttggcagcaattacagccttgagtcttcttgggtatgatgctacaagcttttcacacatgtatttggggaatttctcccattcttctctgcagatcctctcaagctctgtcaggttggaaggggagcgtcgctgcccagctattttcaggtctctccagagatgtacgatcgggttcaagtccgggctctggctgggccactcaaggacattcagagacttgtcccgaagccctcctgtgttgtcttggctttgtgcttagggtcgttgtcctgttggaaggtgaaccttcaccccagtctgaggtcctgagtgctctggagcaggttttcatcaaggatctctctttactttgcatcgttcatctttccctcgatcctgagtagtctcccagtccctgctgctgaaaaacatccccacagcatgatgctgccaccaccatgcttcaccgtagggatggtgccaggtttcctccagacgtgacgcttggcattcaggccaaagagttcaatcttggtttcatcagaccagataatcttgtttctcatggtctaagagtcctttaggtgccttttggcaaactccaagcgggctgtcatgtgccttttactgaggagtggcttaaatctggccactctaccataaaggcctgattggtggagtgctgcagagatggttgtccttctggaaggttctcccatcattttgtgtagattgatgaggggggaaaaaacaattaacgtaacaaaatgtggaaaaagtcaaggggtctgaatactttccgaatgcattgtatattgTCTTATCCATGCATGAATGTCTTATCCCTGAAACCATTTTACCGGTTTTGAACAAGAGAACCCTAAGTCGGTGAACTCAAGAATAACTGTCTATATGCAAAATAGAGATCTTGATAAGAGGGATCAGCACAGTAGGTACACAAAGAAAAGTAGGTTAGAGGTCCAATGTCTCTAGACTAGATACTTTCAAATGCTTTCCACTGTTCACTCATCAACGCTATTGTTACTTTAATGGGTGTAAGTTATTATGGTATCATTTTAAAATATCGTCATGATGAACACAAACCCAGCTATAGTATGCTATAACCACACTGTGGTTTGGAGTTTGGTCAGACTTTGTGCAGACTTTCTAGTAAATTAGTGGGTGGCAAATGTGGGCAGCATAGTGTTTTTAAGTTTTAATCAAGGATATTTCATGGATCCTTCTCTTGAAATGGTTTTCAATACTCATCCAACATGATTGATACATTCATTCATTGAGATAAGACTTTGTTGATGCTTTCCAGGAGCATGGAAGAAGCCTTACTGTAAAACATCTACTGTCAAAACATATTTAGTAAGTCAGCCACACATCCAACTAATGGAAACATCATCACAAATGGAAATGGGGTCAGTGTCAAAGACGTGCATGTTTAGTGTCTCTGATAATCAATAGTTCATATGAGAAACTCGTACACAAATGTAGACTCCCTCATGGCATTTTCAGGACATTAAAATAATAGGGCTAGAGCCCACTGtgggagattgtgtgtgtgtgtgtgtattttggttACTTGGATACCAAGTAACCAAAACCAAACGGACACTTGCGTCATCTTAATCGAGTGACAAAGCTCATTTTAAATCATCCTTTCACAAGACTGCGTAGTGTCTGTCTGAG contains:
- the LOC123491369 gene encoding POU domain, class 2, transcription factor 1-like codes for the protein MMGVSTGMNQALISSNPLATMQALAASGGQLPISSLEAGGQMILGGAGVRPSLFLNRHTLLPMASHQAGVGLVGGPRGASPPPGAGGMDVDSCSASPCSSPASFCSFSEASPPPLGGAMTE